DNA from Sulfitobacter albidus:
AGGTCGCGGCTGCGAACGTTGACCGGGCCGCGCAATACGGCGGCAAGGTGACGCATCGGCAGGTCGATGTCACCGATCGCGCATCCGTCAAGGCGATGATTGCTCAGGCGGTCGATCACTTTGGCAAACTTGACGTCAAATTCAACAATGCCGGTGTGAACCGGCCAATGAATTTCCTTGAAGTCACCGAGGACAACTGGAATTTCATCATGGGGGTCAACGGCTTGGGCTGCATGATCGGTATGCAGGAAGCGGCCCGTCAAATGATCGCCCAAGGGACGGGCGGCAAGATCATCAACACGGCCTCGATCGCGAGCCGTCAGGGATTTGACAATGTCGCTCCGTATTGCGCCAGCAAATTTGCGGTCGTGGCGCTGACCCAATCGGGCGCGCGCGATTTGGCAAAGCACAACATCACAGTTACCGGATTTGCCCCCGGGGTCGTTGCGACGGAAATGTGGGAGCAGGTCGATCAGAACCTGATGGAAATCGGCGCCGCAGACCGGCCGGGACAGGCGATGGAGGAGTTTTCGTCGGAGATCCTGCGCGGTCGCGTCGCGACAACCGAGGATATCACCGGCACAACGACGTATCTGGCGTCGCGCGACAGCGACTACATGACCGGGCAGATCGTCATGATCGACGGCGGGATGACACTGGTCTGACGCCGGGCACTTGGGAGGGAACTATGGCAGAGATGTCCAAATCAGACATTGGCCGGTTTTTGGCACGGCAGGGCATTTTGATTGCTTTTGCGGTGTTCATCATCGGATTCACGCTCGCGAACGAACGGTTCTTGAGCCCTGACAATGTGATGGGCGTTCTGCGGTCGTCCGCGATCCTGGGTGTCATGGCGCTAGGGGTGACATTTGTCGTCATCAGCGGGAACCTCGATCTGTCGGTCGGCTCAATGATGTCGTTCTCGACGATCGTGGTTCTGGATCTGCATGACAAGATTGGCCCCGCCCTTGCCATTCCTGCGATGTTTGGCATGACGCTGTGTCTGGGGGCTTTCATCGGGTTTCTGGTGGGGTATCTGAAGCTCAATTCCCTGATTGTCACCCTGGGCATGTTGTCGGCCATTCACGGCCTGACACTGACATACTCGGGGGCCAGAACATGGATCTGGCTGACAAGGAAGGCACGTGGTTCGGCGTTTTCGGGCAGGGAACTGCGCTCGGAATTCCGGTGCCCATCCTCATTTTCGTGGCTTTGGCTGCCCTTCTGGGCATCATTTTGGCAAAGACGCCCTTCGGGCGCAAAGTCTATGCGGTTGGTGGCAACGGGACGGCCGCGACCTTCTCGGGGATCAAGCGCGCGCGTGTGGTTTTCCTGTGCTACGTGATGTCCGCGTTCTGTGTGGCCGTCGCGGGGCTTATTCAGGCCAGCCGCTCCCTTGGCTCGCAAAACACGGTTGGCCAGGGGCTTGAACTTGATGTTCTGGCGGCGGTGATCCTGGGTGGCGCGTCCTTGCTTGGCGGGTCGGGCACAATCTTCAAAACCGTGATTGGCGTGCTGATCCTTGGGTTCATCCAGAATGGCCTCCTGTTGGTCGGCCTGCAATTTTACGTCCAATTCGTGGTGACATGGGTGATCATCATTCTTGCGGTCTGGCTCGATATCGCGGCCAAGCGCGGTAAGCTTTGGTCAAGCATCGCGTAAGGGAGCGGAAGAATGGAAGCCGGAAAACTGTCCAAATTTCTCAAGAATGGCGCGATCTGGGGCTTTATCGTGCTTGAGCTGATCTTTTTCAGCGTGGCGGGTGAATTCCTGTCCCTGTCCGACAAGGCGTTCATGGATCTCGACAACATGCTGCTGTTGCTCAAGCAGTCGGCGCCCATCGGCATTATCGCCATGGGGATGACGATCATCATGGTGAACGGAAACATCGATCTGAGCGTGGGTGCGATTTTTGCGCTCTCGGCGGTGATCCTGCTCGACAGTATGACGTGGGCGGCGTTTGCGGGGCTGGGCGATTGGGTCATCCCCGTATCCTGGGGTCTGGCCTTGCTGACGGGCGTCGTCCTGGGGGCGATCAACGGGTTGATCGTGTGGAAAACGGGGGTCGATGCCTTCATCGTCACGCTTGGGTCGATGCTGGGCTTTCGCGGGCTGGTGTTCATGTACAACGGTGAAAATCCGACATCGAGCCTGAACTGGACCTTGGTGGATTTTGCCGAAGCGCAGTTTCTGGGGCTGCACACCGCGACATGGTTTCTGGCCGTCGTTACGCTGGTCATCTGGTACGTGATGACGCGCACCATCCACGGGCGCAACGCCTACGCCATCGGCGACAACCGCGAGGCGGCGGTGAATGCGGGCATCAAGGTCGGACCGCACATGCTGATCAATTTCATGATCATCGGCTTTCTTGCGGCCTTGTCGGCGGTGGTTTTCTATTCCGAATCCGGCTCGGTCAATCCGAATGACGGCCAGCTCTACGAGCTTTGGGTCATCACTGCGGTGGTCCTTGGCGGAACCAAATTGACGGGTGGCTCGGGATCTATCGTTGCGACCCTGGGCGGGGTTTTGGCCATTCAACTCCTGCGCAAGGGTTTGGGCCACATTGGTGCGGATACCTCGACCGTCAATCTCGTGATCGGACTGATCCTGATCGCCGTGCTGTTTCTTGACCGCCAGTTGAACGCCAAGGGCAAAGAGGAGTTGAAGATATGACCAAACAAACACCTGCCTTGCGTCTTGAAGGGATCGTCAAAACCTTCCCCGGTGTGCGCGCGCTTGATGGCGTTTCCTTTTCGGTGATGCCGGGCGAAGTCCACGCGCTGATGGGGGAGAACGGGGCCGGAAAATCGACATTGATGAAGGTTCTGGGCGGTATTTACCAGCCCGAGGAAGGCCAGATCATCGTGGAGGAAGTCCCGACCGTCATGACGTCCCCGTTGCAGGCCAAGTCAAAGGGGATCGTCTTTATTCATCAGGAACTCAGCCTGGCCGAAGAGCTGACAGTCGCCGAAAATATCTATCTGGGGGAGCTGCCGCGCCGCTCGTTCGGGCGCGTCGATTGGGCCACGCTCTATGCGCAAACCGACGCAATCCTGAAGAAGTTGAACGTCGGCTTCGACGCAAAGACGATTGTCGGTGATCTGTCCATTGCCAACCAGCAAATGGTCGAGATTGCCCGCGCGCTGACGGTGGATGCCAAGGCGGTGATTTTTGACGAGCCGACGGCGTCGCTGACCGACGCGGAAAAGGTCGTTTTGTTCGATGTCATAGCCGACCTGCAAAGCCGGGGGGTGGGCATCATCTACATCTCTCACCGAATGGAAGAGATTTTCAAGATCACCGACCGGATCAGCGTCCTCCGGGACGGCTCTTATCGCGGAACGCTGGAAACCCGTGCCACCAGCGAGGAAGAAATCACGCAACTGATGATTGGCCGCGCGCTTGATTTGTCGCGTGAACCAAGCCGTCACGCGCTGGGTGATGTCGCTCTTGAAGTGCGTGGGCTGTCGTGCGGAGACCTGTTCACGGATGTCAGTTTTGAGGTCCGCCGCGGCGAGGTGCTGGGGTTTTACGGTCTGGTCGGGGCAGGGCGCACCGAAATCGCAGAGACGCTCTTTGGTTTGCGCGACCCGAGTGCGGGGCAAATTCTGCTGGACGGCGAGGAGGTTCGAATCTCCTCCCCCGCCGATGCCATCGCCAAGGGCATTTCGCTGGTGCCGGAGGATCGCAAAGGTCAGGGTCTGGTCCTGGGCATGAACTGCCGTGACAACATGACCCTGCCTCAGGTGGGTGATCTGTCATCCAGCCCGTTTGTCGCGACCGGTGCCGAGACAGAGATCTTTGATACGTACAAAGACAAGCTGGATATCCGAACGCCGGGCTGGAAGCAGACGGTGGGCAACCTTTCCGGTGGCAATCAGCAAAAGATCGTCATTGGCAAATGGCTGTCGATGCACCCCAAGGTCCTGATCGTGGACGAGCCGACCCGCGGGATCGACGTGGGATCAAAGTCCGAAATTCACAACCTGATCCGATCGTTGGCCGCCCAGGGCTATGCTGTCATCGTGGTCAGCTCCGAGATGCCCGAAGTGCTGCACGTCAGCGACCGGATCGTCGCGATGTTCTCGGGCAGGGTCATGCGGACCTTCACCTCCGAAGAAGTCACCGAAGAGAGCCTCATTCAGGCGATTTCAGGGATCACAGCCAGCGACAAGGTCGCCTGACATGCGCGTTGGCTTTGCAGGGCTGGGCCGCATGGGCCAGCACATGGCGCGCAACCTGATCGCGGCCGGTCATGAGGTGTACGTCTGGAACCGGACCGCGGAAACGGCAAAGGATTTTGCGAAAAACGAGGCGTGCATCGCCGTGGTAGATCCTTCCGATCTGATCGCGCAGGCGCAGATCGTCATCACCATGCTGGCCGATGACAGTGCATCCGATGCCGTGCATCTGGGCGAAGGCGGATTGTTTGCCTCAACCAGCGGCGCAACCCTCGTCGAGATGGGTACGATGAGCCCGGACCACATCAGCGAACTTGTCGCTAGGGCCCCTGACAAAATTCGGGTGATCGATGCGCCCGTTTCGGGCGCGACAAAAGCCGCCGAAGATGCGGATCTGCTGATAATGGCGGGATGTCGTCATGCCGATCCAGATCTGGCGGCCGTCTTCGATGCGCTTGGACGGCAGACCATCTACCTGGGGCAATCCGGCGCGGGGGCGGTGATGAAACTGGCGGTGAATTCGCTGATCCACGGGATCAATCAGACGCTTGCCGAAGCAATGACCTTGGCCGAAGCCTCCGGCATTGCGCCCGCTCTCGCTTTCGATGTGATAGAAGCCTCCGCTGCCTGTGCGCCGATGCTCAAATATCGGCGTTCGCTTTATCTCAATGAGGCGGAGCACGATGTCACGTTCACGGTAGCGCTGGCGCGCAAGGATATGGAAGTGACGGCAGGGCTTGCAGATCGGCTTGGCACCGCGATGCCACAAGGCCGTGCGACCCTGGCCAAATTGATCGACGCGGAAAAGGCGGGCTACGGCGCCCGCGATATGGCGTCAGTCCTGGATTTTATGCGAAAGGAAAGACCATGAAAGCAGCGCTTTTTGTTGGCGGCTGGGAAGGCCACACGCCGACCGATTTTGCGGGGTGGTACAAAGATTTGCTGGAAGAAAACGGTTTTGGCGTCGAGGTCTACGACACGCTTGAACCGCTCTCGCAGCCTGAAGACTTGGCGGATGTCGATCTGATCACGCCGATCTGGTCCTCTGCGCGCTCGGGCCACCGTGAAGAGTTCGGCAATATGACAAAGCCGCAGGAGGACGGTCTGTTGCAGCTGATCGCGAATGGCTGCGGGATCGCGGGCTGGCACGGGCACATGGGGGACGCGTTTCGCGACCGCCCGACCTATCATTTTCTGATCGGAGGCCAGTTCGTCGCGCACCCGCCCGGATGGCCCGACAATCTTCAGCCGCGCGAAGACTACATTGATTATGATGTGACGATCTGCAAGCCGGACGATCCAATCGTGCAAGGCATCAAAAGCTTCCGGCTGACGAGCGAGCAATACTACATGCTCGTCGATCCCTCGAACGAGGTTCTGGCGACCACGACATTTTCGGGCGATCACCTGTGGTGGATCGAAGGCACCGTGATCCCGGTCGTCTGGAAGCGCCGCTGGGACAAGGGGCGCGTCTTCTATTGCTCGATAGGCCATGAACTGGATGACCTGAAGGTGCCGCAGGTGACCGAGATCATTCGCCGTGGGGCGCTGTGGGCGGCACGCGACACAGCCTGATGCCAACAAAATCTCCGATCAAACACGAGGATACGCTATGAAACTTCTCCGCTATGGTGCGCCCGGCGCAGAAAAACCAGGCCTTCTGGATGCATCGGGCCGGGTCCGCGATTTGTCAGGCGTCGTGCCGGACATCTCCGGGGACGCATTGCGCCCCGCCGGTCTGAAGACCTTGCAGGCGCTGGATCCCGAGACGCTGCCCCTTGTCGATGGGACGCCGCAAGACGATCTGCGCCTTGGGGCCTGTGTTGCGAATATCGGCAAATTCGTCTGCATCGGCCTGAACTATGCCGATCACGCCGAAGAGGCGGGCATGCCAATCCCCGAAGAACCCATCATCTTCAACAAGTGGACCTCTGCGGTGGTCGGCCCGAACGATGATATCCGGGTCCCGCGCGGCTCGGTCAAGACGGATTGGGAGGTCGAATTGGGCGTCGTGATCGGCGAACCGGGGTCGTATATCGACGAGACCGATGCGATGGATCATGTCGCGGGTTTTTGTGTCATCAATGACGTGTCCGAGCGTGATTTTCAGCTTAACCGTGCCGGTACGTGGGACAAGGGCAAAGGCTGCGACACCTTTGGCCCGACAGGTCCGTGGCTTGTCACACTTGATGAGATCGCGGACATGGACAACCTGGATATGTGGCTGGATGTGGATGGCAAGCGGATGCAGACCGGATCAACGTCGACACTGATCTTCAAGATCCCGCACCTCGTGTCCTATTGCAGTCAGTTCATGAGCTTGCAGGCAGGCGATGTGATTTCGACCGGGACGCCGCCGGGCGTTGGCATGGGCCAGACCCCCCCGCACTATCTGCACGGTGGTGAGGTTGTCACCCTGGGCATTGCCGGGTTGGGCGAACAACGCTCAAAGGTAGTGCCGGGCTGACGGAGGAGAGCAGCCTCTTCGGCTTGCGCCGCCGGTCTGCTTGCGCGTTTTGTGTGATGGCCCAGGCCTGGTCGTGCAAAGCCAGCGGCTCAATCTTTTCCGCCGATAAGAAGGGGCTCGCCACGAACGCAGTTTAATGCGCTGGGCCGCATCTGGATGCCTTGCGTTTCGCCGACCCTCGCGCAATACCGCATTTTGTGGTGACTAGGGGGGTGCGGGTTTTGTGCGGCCGCGGTATCTACGGCAGGAAAGAGCCCTATCTTGGCGATGTCCTATGCGCCTCGTCGTCGCAAAGGGCTGGACCAGGAGTTATCGGGGCGTACTTCGCGTGGCGACGGTGCGGCGCAACAGATTGAATGTATCGAACACTATGCAATTGAATCAAAACGCCCGCCTGTCCGTGGCCCCCATGATGGACTGGACCGACCGGCACTGTCGCTATCTTCACCGGTTGATGAGCGCGCATACGCTTCTCTACACCGAAATGGTGACCGCGCCGGCCCTTGTGCGCGGGGGGGCGCTGCATTTGCTTGATCACCACCCCGCCGAGCATCCGGCGGCCTTGCAACTGGGCGGCTCCGATCCACATGAATTGGCGCAAGCCGCACGGCTGGGCGCGCGGGCGGGCTATGGGGAGATCAATCTCAACGTAGGTTGCCCGTCCGACCGGGTGCAATCGGGCGCGTTTGGCGCGGTGCTGATGAAGGACGCGGCGCTGGTCGCGCGCTGCGTGTCCGAGATGATCCACGCAACCGATGCCGAGATCACCGTGAAATGCCGCATCGGCGTGGACGACCAAGACCCCGAAACCGTACTGCCCGAATTTCTGGCCCAGATCATTGCCGCCGGTGTGACCCGGGTGACGATCCACGCGCGCAAGGCGTGGCTTGACGGGCTGAGTCCCAAGGAAAATCGCGATATTCCCCCGCTCGACTACCCGCTCGTACACCGGATGAAAGAGCTGTTTCCAAATCTGCATCTGTCGATCAACGGTGGGATTACCTCGCTGGATCAGGCGCAGGCGTTTCTGGGCGGCGGGCTGGACGGGGTGATGATCGGGCGGGCGGCCTATCACCAGCCCGCCGACATTCTTTGTGCGGCGGATGCGCGGATCTTTGGCGACGGACCCGTCACCACCGCCGAGGACACCGTGCACGCCATGCTCCCCTATATCGAGGCGCATGTGGCCGAGGGCGGCAAGCTGGGCCAGATCACGCGGCACATGCTGGGCCTGTTTGCCGGTCGCCCCGGTGCGCGCGGCTGGCGGCGGGTGCTGTCGGAGGGCGCGCATCGTCCCGGCGCCGGCACCGATCTGGTGCTGGAGGCGCTGGCAGAGGTCACCGCACTGGATGCCAGCCCCGCGCCCGTGTAAAGAGCCGCAAACCTTTAGGAGAGTGCCATGCCCGAGACGATGCTGCTGATCCAGATGGGGGTGATGCTCTTGGTCATCGGGGCCTTTGCCGGCGTGCTGGCAGGGCTGCTGGGCGTGGGCGGTGGCATCGTATTGGTGCCCGCATTTTTCTACGCCTTCCAGACGCTTGGTTATGGTGGGGCGGACCTGATGCAGATGTGTCTGGCGACGTCGCTGGCGACGATCATCGTGACCTCCGTGCGTTCGGTGATGAGCCATAATAGAAAGGGCGCGGTCGATTGGGAGATCCTGCGCGCCTGGGCGCCCGGCATCGTGATCGGCGCCGTTATCGGGATGCTGGTGGTGGCACAGCTGCGCTCGACCACGTTGCAGGCGATCTTCGGGGTGCTGGCACTGGTCGTCGGGCTCTACATGGGATTTGGGCGCAGCGACTGGCGGCTGGGGGCGGCCATGCCGCGCGGCCCGCTGCGCGCCGCGCTGTCGCCTGCCGTGGGGTTCCTGTCGGTGCTGATGGGCATCGGGGGGGGCAGCTTTGGCGTGCCGTTGATGAGCCTTTACGCCGTCCCCATCCACCGCGCGGTTGCAACGGCGGCGGGGTTTGGCGTGCTGATCGCGGTTCCTGCGGTTATCGGTTTCCTGCTCACCCCGCTTGATCCCGCAACGCGCCCGCCCTTCACGTTGGGCGCGGTCAACGGGGTGGCCTTTGTGCTGGTGATCGCGATGACGCTGATCACGGCGCCCTATGGCGCGCGGCTGGCCCATGCGATGGACCCCAAACCGCTCAAACGGGTGTTTGCGGTGTTCCTGATCCTCGTGGCGCTGAACATGCTGCGCAAAGCGCTGTGGGGATGAGGGCAGAGGGCTTTGTCCTCTATCCGCACGACCCTTCTGTGGCGCGCTGGGCGCAGGCGGCAGGGCGGGTGGCCCGGCGCATCGCGCGCGATCCCGCGTGGCACGGACCCGACAATCTGAGGCACGGGGGCACGTGGTTCGTCGGCGTGGATGCGCTGCCCAACGCGTCGGATGGTGCCATCGACGGGGTGCCGCTGCTGGGGCCCTGGCGCGGCGCCGTGCCCGACATCCCACTGCACCCCGCACAGCTGTCGATCGTCTATCCCGGTTACCCGCAACAGGACGCGGGCGAGAGCGACGCCAACCACCGCTTTCGCCGCGACAGGATGGCCGCGCACGTGGATGGGTTGCTGCCCATCGGCCCGCAGCGCCGCCGTTTTGCGCGGGAATTTCACGCCTACATCCTCGCGCTGCCGCTGACGGACGTTCGGGCTGCGGCGACAGTGGTCTGGCCCGGCAGCCAGCGGATCATGCAGACCGCCCTGCAAGAGGCGGTTGGGGCGCGCCCGGTCGCGCAGGTTGACCTGACCGACGCGTATCAGGCCGCGCGGCGTGAGGTATTCGCCTCGATTGATCCGGTCCGGTTATTGATCGGACCGGGCCAAAGCGCCCTGCTGCACCGCTTCCTGCTGCACGGCACGGCGCCTTGGGAAAATCGGATCGCGGACAAGGCCGGCCATGGCCGCATGACTGCCTTCTTGCGCCCCGAGATGCCCGGCGGCGGATCGGATTGGCTGGCCAGCGACCCCGTGTGATGCCGTTTCGCCATGGCACACAATAAA
Protein-coding regions in this window:
- a CDS encoding SDR family oxidoreductase, with product MGRVNGRSCIVTGAAQGIGRAIAEALLDEGADVCFADINGDKVAQVAAANVDRAAQYGGKVTHRQVDVTDRASVKAMIAQAVDHFGKLDVKFNNAGVNRPMNFLEVTEDNWNFIMGVNGLGCMIGMQEAARQMIAQGTGGKIINTASIASRQGFDNVAPYCASKFAVVALTQSGARDLAKHNITVTGFAPGVVATEMWEQVDQNLMEIGAADRPGQAMEEFSSEILRGRVATTEDITGTTTYLASRDSDYMTGQIVMIDGGMTLV
- a CDS encoding ABC transporter permease — protein: MEAGKLSKFLKNGAIWGFIVLELIFFSVAGEFLSLSDKAFMDLDNMLLLLKQSAPIGIIAMGMTIIMVNGNIDLSVGAIFALSAVILLDSMTWAAFAGLGDWVIPVSWGLALLTGVVLGAINGLIVWKTGVDAFIVTLGSMLGFRGLVFMYNGENPTSSLNWTLVDFAEAQFLGLHTATWFLAVVTLVIWYVMTRTIHGRNAYAIGDNREAAVNAGIKVGPHMLINFMIIGFLAALSAVVFYSESGSVNPNDGQLYELWVITAVVLGGTKLTGGSGSIVATLGGVLAIQLLRKGLGHIGADTSTVNLVIGLILIAVLFLDRQLNAKGKEELKI
- a CDS encoding sugar ABC transporter ATP-binding protein; translation: MTKQTPALRLEGIVKTFPGVRALDGVSFSVMPGEVHALMGENGAGKSTLMKVLGGIYQPEEGQIIVEEVPTVMTSPLQAKSKGIVFIHQELSLAEELTVAENIYLGELPRRSFGRVDWATLYAQTDAILKKLNVGFDAKTIVGDLSIANQQMVEIARALTVDAKAVIFDEPTASLTDAEKVVLFDVIADLQSRGVGIIYISHRMEEIFKITDRISVLRDGSYRGTLETRATSEEEITQLMIGRALDLSREPSRHALGDVALEVRGLSCGDLFTDVSFEVRRGEVLGFYGLVGAGRTEIAETLFGLRDPSAGQILLDGEEVRISSPADAIAKGISLVPEDRKGQGLVLGMNCRDNMTLPQVGDLSSSPFVATGAETEIFDTYKDKLDIRTPGWKQTVGNLSGGNQQKIVIGKWLSMHPKVLIVDEPTRGIDVGSKSEIHNLIRSLAAQGYAVIVVSSEMPEVLHVSDRIVAMFSGRVMRTFTSEEVTEESLIQAISGITASDKVA
- a CDS encoding NAD(P)-dependent oxidoreductase; translated protein: MGQHMARNLIAAGHEVYVWNRTAETAKDFAKNEACIAVVDPSDLIAQAQIVITMLADDSASDAVHLGEGGLFASTSGATLVEMGTMSPDHISELVARAPDKIRVIDAPVSGATKAAEDADLLIMAGCRHADPDLAAVFDALGRQTIYLGQSGAGAVMKLAVNSLIHGINQTLAEAMTLAEASGIAPALAFDVIEASAACAPMLKYRRSLYLNEAEHDVTFTVALARKDMEVTAGLADRLGTAMPQGRATLAKLIDAEKAGYGARDMASVLDFMRKERP
- a CDS encoding ThuA domain-containing protein is translated as MKAALFVGGWEGHTPTDFAGWYKDLLEENGFGVEVYDTLEPLSQPEDLADVDLITPIWSSARSGHREEFGNMTKPQEDGLLQLIANGCGIAGWHGHMGDAFRDRPTYHFLIGGQFVAHPPGWPDNLQPREDYIDYDVTICKPDDPIVQGIKSFRLTSEQYYMLVDPSNEVLATTTFSGDHLWWIEGTVIPVVWKRRWDKGRVFYCSIGHELDDLKVPQVTEIIRRGALWAARDTA
- a CDS encoding fumarylacetoacetate hydrolase family protein, with the protein product MKLLRYGAPGAEKPGLLDASGRVRDLSGVVPDISGDALRPAGLKTLQALDPETLPLVDGTPQDDLRLGACVANIGKFVCIGLNYADHAEEAGMPIPEEPIIFNKWTSAVVGPNDDIRVPRGSVKTDWEVELGVVIGEPGSYIDETDAMDHVAGFCVINDVSERDFQLNRAGTWDKGKGCDTFGPTGPWLVTLDEIADMDNLDMWLDVDGKRMQTGSTSTLIFKIPHLVSYCSQFMSLQAGDVISTGTPPGVGMGQTPPHYLHGGEVVTLGIAGLGEQRSKVVPG
- the dusA gene encoding tRNA dihydrouridine(20/20a) synthase DusA; the protein is MQLNQNARLSVAPMMDWTDRHCRYLHRLMSAHTLLYTEMVTAPALVRGGALHLLDHHPAEHPAALQLGGSDPHELAQAARLGARAGYGEINLNVGCPSDRVQSGAFGAVLMKDAALVARCVSEMIHATDAEITVKCRIGVDDQDPETVLPEFLAQIIAAGVTRVTIHARKAWLDGLSPKENRDIPPLDYPLVHRMKELFPNLHLSINGGITSLDQAQAFLGGGLDGVMIGRAAYHQPADILCAADARIFGDGPVTTAEDTVHAMLPYIEAHVAEGGKLGQITRHMLGLFAGRPGARGWRRVLSEGAHRPGAGTDLVLEALAEVTALDASPAPV
- a CDS encoding sulfite exporter TauE/SafE family protein; its protein translation is MPETMLLIQMGVMLLVIGAFAGVLAGLLGVGGGIVLVPAFFYAFQTLGYGGADLMQMCLATSLATIIVTSVRSVMSHNRKGAVDWEILRAWAPGIVIGAVIGMLVVAQLRSTTLQAIFGVLALVVGLYMGFGRSDWRLGAAMPRGPLRAALSPAVGFLSVLMGIGGGSFGVPLMSLYAVPIHRAVATAAGFGVLIAVPAVIGFLLTPLDPATRPPFTLGAVNGVAFVLVIAMTLITAPYGARLAHAMDPKPLKRVFAVFLILVALNMLRKALWG